Proteins encoded together in one Pseudoroseomonas cervicalis window:
- a CDS encoding methyl-accepting chemotaxis protein, translating to MAVSRHSIVTLIGLICAVPLLTSLGFSALMLHDAASRYGAAGRAVQTAALDGAVFNAMQLLRGTAGELLTLAQAEERPGAEMDRRYQAARAEVLATLARLEAAPGRPEAERAALAPVRARMQEMEEGYALARQQAERPLAGRDQPQVTRGILAARGVADALGDVGEILATEMRLTDGEFAELVAVRQMAWEARSAYGAQCTATRAAMLTGRPAGPAVQTELGRLRARYALAMEQLTGLLRRPEAAASLRAALQTARAEVETAQQWIGQNLARLEGAGGQPLMSATAWSERCSVPYAPLVGIGLAALQEAGAHAAALRADGLQDVVLFAALLGAGLLLGLVALLLLRRRLARPVGQLRQALQRIAGGDLATPVAVPAARDEFRQLGEALEAQRRGAAEAEAMRGAEQARQRQEAERAAAVARLCQDFEGDVAQALQALEQAGGRLEQTAAALQQQAGGSEREAAHAAGSAGTATESVNTVAAATEELGASIREIASRVQASATEARRVLEEAERSGAAVQALSSAAERIGEVIGLIRSIAGQTNLLALNATIEAARAGEAGKGFAVVAGEVKNLASETARATDGIATLVGEIQSATSGTVAAMQAIAAGIASIDGAAAAIAAAVEQQSVATQEISRSVQLAAQGTQEVTRSIASVAEGSVQTRSASGVMDQAVQDLSGTSRALRQRVERFLQGVRAA from the coding sequence ATGGCCGTCTCGCGCCACTCCATCGTCACGCTGATCGGCCTGATCTGCGCGGTGCCGCTGCTCACCAGCCTCGGCTTCTCCGCCCTGATGCTGCATGACGCCGCCAGCCGCTATGGCGCGGCCGGGCGGGCGGTGCAGACGGCGGCGCTGGACGGGGCGGTGTTCAACGCCATGCAGCTGCTGCGCGGCACGGCGGGGGAGCTGCTGACCCTGGCCCAGGCGGAGGAGCGGCCGGGGGCCGAGATGGATCGCCGCTACCAGGCGGCGCGGGCCGAGGTGCTGGCGACCCTGGCGCGGCTGGAGGCCGCCCCGGGCCGGCCGGAGGCCGAGCGCGCCGCCCTGGCCCCGGTGCGCGCCCGGATGCAGGAGATGGAGGAGGGCTACGCCCTGGCCCGCCAGCAGGCCGAGCGCCCGCTGGCCGGACGCGACCAGCCGCAGGTCACGCGCGGCATCCTGGCGGCGCGCGGCGTGGCCGATGCGCTGGGCGATGTGGGCGAGATCCTCGCCACTGAGATGCGCCTGACCGATGGCGAATTCGCCGAGCTGGTGGCGGTGCGGCAGATGGCCTGGGAGGCGCGCTCGGCCTATGGCGCGCAATGCACCGCGACGCGGGCGGCGATGCTGACTGGCCGGCCGGCCGGGCCCGCCGTGCAGACCGAGCTGGGCCGGCTGCGCGCCCGCTACGCCCTGGCCATGGAGCAGCTGACCGGGCTGCTGCGCCGGCCCGAGGCCGCGGCCTCGCTGCGCGCCGCGCTGCAGACGGCGCGGGCGGAGGTCGAGACCGCGCAGCAATGGATCGGCCAGAACCTGGCCCGGCTGGAGGGCGCCGGCGGCCAGCCGCTGATGTCCGCCACCGCCTGGAGCGAGCGCTGCTCCGTCCCCTATGCGCCGCTGGTCGGCATCGGCCTGGCCGCGCTGCAGGAGGCCGGCGCGCATGCCGCCGCCCTGCGCGCCGACGGGCTGCAGGATGTCGTGCTGTTCGCGGCGCTGCTGGGCGCCGGGCTGCTGCTGGGGCTGGTCGCGCTGCTGCTGCTGCGCCGCCGCCTGGCCCGGCCGGTCGGCCAGCTGCGCCAGGCGCTGCAGCGCATCGCCGGCGGCGACCTGGCGACCCCGGTGGCGGTGCCCGCCGCGCGCGACGAGTTCCGCCAGCTGGGCGAGGCGCTGGAGGCGCAGCGCCGCGGCGCCGCCGAGGCCGAGGCGATGCGCGGCGCCGAGCAGGCCCGCCAGCGCCAGGAGGCCGAGCGCGCTGCCGCCGTGGCCCGGCTCTGCCAGGATTTCGAGGGGGATGTGGCGCAGGCGCTGCAGGCGCTGGAGCAGGCCGGCGGCCGGCTGGAGCAGACCGCGGCGGCGCTGCAGCAGCAGGCCGGCGGCTCGGAGCGCGAGGCCGCCCATGCCGCCGGCTCGGCCGGCACGGCGACGGAGAGCGTCAACACCGTGGCGGCGGCGACCGAGGAGCTGGGCGCCTCGATCCGCGAGATCGCCAGCCGCGTCCAGGCCTCCGCCACCGAGGCGCGGCGCGTGCTGGAGGAGGCGGAGCGCAGCGGCGCCGCGGTGCAGGCGCTGAGCAGCGCCGCCGAGCGCATCGGCGAGGTGATCGGGCTGATCCGCAGCATCGCCGGCCAGACCAATCTGCTGGCGCTGAACGCGACGATCGAGGCGGCGCGCGCCGGCGAGGCCGGCAAGGGCTTCGCCGTGGTGGCGGGCGAGGTGAAGAATCTGGCCAGCGAGACGGCCCGCGCCACCGATGGCATCGCGACGCTGGTGGGGGAGATCCAGTCCGCCACCTCCGGCACGGTGGCGGCGATGCAGGCCATCGCCGCCGGCATTGCCAGCATCGACGGCGCCGCCGCCGCCATCGCCGCGGCGGTGGAGCAGCAGAGCGTGGCGACGCAGGAGATCTCCCGCAGCGTGCAGCTGGCCGCCCAGGGCACGCAGGAGGTGACGCGCTCCATCGCCTCGGTGGCGGAGGGCAGCGTGCAGACCCGCTCCGCCTCCGGCGTCATGGACCAGGCGGTGCAGGATCTCTCCGGCACCAGCCGGGCGCTGCGCCAGCGGGTGGAGCGTTTCCTGCAGGGCGTGCGCGCCGCCTGA
- a CDS encoding GNAT family N-acetyltransferase: protein MTRLILRPAQASDAAALIEANRESRALHAPWVEPFTDQPGFEAWFQRQLTGPNLGLVAIEARTGGIAGVVNLNQIVGGAFQSAFLGYYGTARFARQGLMTEALRLAIAHAFGPLGLHRLEANIQPGNAASRALVQRLGFRLEGFSPRYLRIGGLWRDHERWALLADED from the coding sequence ATGACCCGCCTGATCCTCCGCCCCGCCCAGGCCAGCGACGCCGCCGCCCTGATCGAGGCCAATCGCGAGAGCCGCGCGCTGCACGCCCCCTGGGTCGAGCCCTTCACCGACCAGCCCGGCTTCGAGGCCTGGTTCCAGCGCCAGCTGACCGGCCCCAATCTCGGCCTGGTCGCCATCGAGGCGCGCACGGGCGGCATCGCCGGGGTGGTCAATCTGAACCAGATCGTCGGCGGCGCCTTCCAATCGGCCTTCCTGGGCTATTACGGCACGGCGCGCTTCGCCCGGCAGGGGCTGATGACCGAGGCGCTGCGCCTGGCCATCGCCCACGCCTTCGGCCCGCTCGGCCTGCACCGGCTGGAGGCCAATATCCAGCCGGGCAATGCCGCCTCCCGCGCCCTGGTGCAAAGGCTGGGCTTCCGTCTGGAAGGGTTTTCGCCGCGCTATCTCCGCATCGGCGGGCTGTGGCGGGACCATGAGCGCTGGGCGCTGCTGGCTGACGAGGACTGA
- the rpsB gene encoding 30S ribosomal protein S2 gives MAMPEVSLRQLLEAGVHFGHHTRRWNPRMAPYIFGVRNQVHILDLQQTVPMMDRALRAIRDVVAGGGRVLFVGTKKSAAEYVAEAATRCGQYYVNHRWLGGMLTNWKTITGSIKRLKQMDEQLGGNTQGLTKKEVLMLTREREKLDRALGGIREMGGLPDIIFVIDVVKEKLAIEEANKLGIPVVAVVDSNADPEGVAFPIPGNDDAIRAINLYCDMVAAAVFDGISAELQASGVDLGSVEELPAEELAAVEAAEAPAEAGDAAPAAQA, from the coding sequence ATGGCGATGCCCGAAGTTTCCCTGCGCCAGCTGCTCGAGGCCGGTGTCCATTTCGGCCACCACACCCGCCGCTGGAACCCGCGCATGGCGCCGTACATCTTCGGCGTGCGCAACCAGGTGCACATCCTGGACCTGCAGCAGACCGTGCCGATGATGGACCGCGCGCTGCGCGCCATCCGTGACGTCGTCGCCGGCGGCGGCCGCGTGCTGTTCGTGGGCACCAAGAAGTCGGCGGCCGAGTATGTGGCCGAGGCCGCGACCCGCTGCGGCCAGTACTATGTGAACCACCGTTGGCTCGGCGGCATGCTGACCAACTGGAAGACCATCACCGGCTCCATCAAGCGCCTGAAGCAGATGGACGAGCAGCTCGGCGGCAACACCCAGGGCCTCACCAAGAAGGAAGTCCTGATGCTGACGCGCGAGCGCGAGAAGCTCGACCGCGCGCTGGGCGGCATCCGCGAGATGGGCGGCCTGCCGGACATCATCTTCGTCATCGACGTGGTGAAGGAGAAGCTGGCGATCGAGGAGGCCAACAAGCTCGGCATCCCGGTGGTCGCCGTGGTCGACTCCAACGCCGATCCCGAGGGCGTGGCCTTCCCGATCCCGGGCAATGACGACGCCATCCGCGCCATCAACCTGTATTGCGACATGGTCGCCGCCGCCGTGTTCGACGGCATCAGCGCCGAGCTGCAGGCCTCCGGCGTCGATCTCGGCTCGGTCGAGGAGCTGCCGGCCGAGGAGCTGGCCGCCGTCGAGGCCGCCGAGGCCCCGGCCGAGGCCGGCGACGCCGCCCCGGCGGCCCAGGCCTGA